The genomic stretch GCGTGCGAGCTTGAGCTCCTTCGCCTCGAACGCCGACGCCGACACCTTGCCCATCGCCACGCTCTCGAACGCGGTCTTGAGCTGCGCGAAGACGTCACCGCCCGGGCCGGCCGCTTCGGAGGCGCGCACCGCGAACTCCTTCAGGCCGCCGCCGGCCGGCAGCAGGCCAACGCCCGCTTCGACCAGGCCGATGTAGCTCTCCAGCGCGAACACGGCCTTGGCCGAGTGCATCTGGAACTCGCAGCCGCCGCCGAGCGCGAGGCCGCGCACGGCTGCGACGACCGGCACCAGCGAGTACTTGATGCGCTGGCTGGTGGCCTGGAAGTTGGCGACCATCGCCTCGAAACCCTTCACGTCGCCGGCCTGCAGCAGGCCCAGCGCACCGGCGAGGTCGGCACCGGCGGAGAAGGGCTCCTTCGGCTGCCAGATGACCAGGCCGGCGAAGTCGCGCTCGGCGATGGAGATGGCTTCCTGCAGCCCGTTCAGCACGTGGTCGTTGACCGTGTGCATCTTGGTCTTGAACGAGACCACGGCGATGTCGTCGCCGTCATCGGCCCACATGCGGATGCCATCGTTCTCGAACACCGTGCGGCCCTGCGAGAACTTCTCGCCGAGCAGCGGATCGGGGAAACGCTGGCGCCCGTACACCGGGTTGGACGAGCGCGGCACCTGCGCCTTGCGCGCCGGGCTGAAGCTGCCGTCCTTGTCGTGCACGCCGTCGCGGCCGTCGAACACCCAGTCCGGCAGCGGCGCGCTGCTCATCGCCTTGCCGCCGACGATGTCCTCGGCGATCCAGTCGGCAACCTGCTTCCAGCCGGCGGCCTGCCAGGTCTCGAACGGACCCAGCGACCAGCCGTAGCCCCAGCGCATCGCGAAGTCGATGTCGCGCGCGGTCTCGGCGATCGATTCCAGGTGATAGGCGCTGTAGTGGAACGAGTCGCGGAAGATCGCCCACAGGAACTGCGCCTGCGGGTGCTGGCTGGCGCGCAGCGCGGCGAACTTCTTCGCCGGATCCTTTTCCTTCAGCAGTGCGGCGACTTCCGGCTCCAGCTCACCTGCCGAGGCGCGGTAATCCTGCGTCTTGAGGTCCAGCACCAGGATGTCCTTGCCGCGCTTGGTGTACACGCCGGCGCCGGACTTCTGGCCCAGCGCGCCCTTTTCGATCAGCGCGGAGAGCCACTTCGGCGCCTTGAAGTACTCGTGCCACGGGTCGTCGGGCAGCGTGTCGGCCATCGTCTTGATGACGTGCGCCATCGTGTCCAGGCCGACCACGTCCGCCGTGCGGTAAGTCGCCGACTTCGGGCGGCCGATCGCCGGGCCGGTCAGTGCGTCGACGGTGTCGAAGCCCAGGCCGAACTGCTCGGTGTGATGCATCGCGGCCAGCATCGAGAACACGCCGATGCGGTTGCCGATGAAGTTCGGCGTGTCCTTGGCGATCACCACGCCCTTGCCGAGCGCGGTGGTCAGGAAAGTTTCCAGCGCCGTCAGCACGTCGGCGTCGGTGGTCCTGGCCGGGATCAGCTCGGCCAGGTGCATGTAGCGCGGCGGGTTGAAGAAGTGCACGCCGCAGAAGCGGTGGCGCAGCTGCTCGGGCAGCACTTCGGCCAACTTGTTGATGCCAAGGCCCGAGGTGTTGCTGGCGAGGATCGCGTCGTCCGCGACGAACGGCGCGATCTTCTTGTAGAGGTCCTGCTTCCAGTCCATCCGCTCGGCGATGGCCTCGATGATCAGGTCGCAGCCGCGCAGCTGCTCCAGGCCGGTCTCGTAGTTGGCCGGGGTGATGCGCTCGGCCAGCGTCTTGCTGGCGAGCGGGGCGGGGCTGAGCTTAGCCAGGTTGGCGATGGCCTTGCCGACGACGTCATTCGGGTCGCCTTCCTTGGCCGGAAGGTCGAACAACACCGTGTCGACACCCGCGTTCGTCAGGTGGGCGGCAATCTGCGCACCCATGACGCCGGCGCCAAGCACGGCCACGCGGCGTGCAAGCAGTTTCTTAGGCATGTTATGCAAATCCTTGTTTAACAAGTATTTCGAACAGGGTTCAGGACTTGAAGCCGGCCGCCGCGAAACGGATCAGCTCGCGTGCGGCACGTTCGCGATGGGCCGCTTCGGAGACGCCGGCGGGCCGCTTGATCAGGCCGAAATCGGCCATCGCGTAGGTCAGGGAGCCGGCGAGGAAGTCGAGCCGCCAGTACAGCTCCTCCTTGCTCAGGCCCGGCACGCAGCCGGCGATCGCCTTGGCGAACTCGCGCAGCACGTGGCCGTAGTGGTCGGACAGGAACTTGCGCAGGCGGTCGTTCTTCTCGGCGTAGGCACGCGCCACGACACGGACGAAGGCGCCGCCGCCGTGGCGGTCCTGCGCCATCGCCAGGGCGGGCTGGACGAAGGCGGCGAGGATCGGCTCCAGCTCGCCGGGGTGCTGTTCCAGCGCGGCTTTCAGCGCGCCCAGGCGCTGGGCGCTCATGTCGTCCATGCGGCGGCGGAAGACCTCGTTGACGAGGTTTTCCTTGCTGCCGAAGTGGTAATTCACCGCCGCGATGTTGACGTCGGCGCGGCTGGTGACCTGGCGAAGGGAGGTGCCGGTGAAACCGAACTGGGCGAACAGTTCCTCGGCGGCGCCAAGGATCCGGTCCTTGGTCGAGAAATGGGCGGTGGTGGCCATGGGTACTGCGGATGTCCTGGGGCTGCGGTGGCTGAATCAAACGCTTGTTTGATGCTAGTCCCTGCCGGCCTGAACCGTCAACGGACGCCGCGCAAAACCCGCCGCCAGACCCTGCAAAAATGCCGTGCGATCCGTTAGAATTACCGGAGCCTTGTGGGCTAAACCCGCGTCCGTACGCGGGTTTTTCTGTTATCCTCGGGCGCGAACCCTGGTCAAGTCACCACGTTCGGCGGCCCGCCTACCCGGAGAGAATCCATGGCGCTGGAGCGCACCCTGTCCATCATCAAGCCGGATGCCGTCGCCAAGAACGTCATCGGCGAGATCTACACCCGCTTCGAGAAGAACGGCCTGAAGGTCGTCGCTTCGAAGATGAAGCAGCTTTCGAAGCAGGAAGCCGAAGGCTTCTACGCCGTGCATCGCGAACGTCCGTTCTTCAATGCACTGGTCGAGTTCATGATCTCCGGCCCGGTGATGATCCAGGTGCTCGAAGGCGAGGGCGCGGTGCTGAAGAACCGCGACCTGATGGGCGCCACCAATCCGAAGGACGCAGCGCCGGGCACGATCCGCGCCGACTTCGCCGACAGCATCGACGCCAACGCCGTGCACGGTTCGGACAGCCTGGAGAACGCCGCGATCGAAGTCGCGTACTTCTTCCCGGCGACCGACGTGTACGCCCGCTAAGCGACCAGCGCAGACGTAAAGGCCATGACCACGCAACGGGAACGCATCGACATCCAGCTCGCAGGGCAGACGCCCGGGACGGAATCGGCTGCGCGCGTGGAAGCGGGCGTGGCCGGCAAGAACGCGGTCGGGTCCTCGAAGATGAATCTCTTCGATCTCGACCGCGCTTCGCTCGAGCGTTTCTTCGAAGAGACGCTCGGCGAGAAGAAGTTCCGCGCGCACCAGGTGATGAAGTGGATCCATCACCGGTACGTGACCGATTTCGCCGAGATGACGGACCTGGGCAAGGCGCTGCGCGCCAAGCTCGAAGCGAGCGCCGAAGTGCGCGTGCCGCAGGTCGTGTTCGACAAGGCGTCCACCGACGGCACGCACAAGTGGCTGCTCGGCATGGACCCGAAGAACGCCATCGAAACCGTCTACATCCCCGACAAGGGGCGCGGCACGCTGTGCGTGTCGTCGCAGGTGGGCTGCGCGCTCAACTGCCAGTTCTGCTCCACCGCCACCCAGGGCTTCAACCGCAACCTGTCCACCGCCGAGATCATCGGCCAGGTGTGGGTCGCGGCACGCCACCTGGGCAACGTGCCGCACCAGCAGCGCCGCCTCACCAACGTGGTGATGATGGGCATGGGCGAGCCGCTGGCGAATTTCGACAACGTCGTGCGCGCGATGAGCATCATGCGCGACGACCTGGGCTACGGCCTGGCGAACAAGCGCGTCACGCTGTCGACCGCCGGCATGGTGCCGATGATCGACCGCCTTGCGCTGGAGAGCGACGTCTCGCTCGCAGTGTCGCTGCATGCGCCGAACGACGAGCTGCGCAGCGAGCTGGTGCCGCTCAACAAGAAGTACCCCATCGAACAGCTCATGGACGCCTGCGTGCGCTACGCGCTGCGCAAGCGCGGCACGTCGGTAACGTTCGAGTACACGCTCATGAAGGGCGTGAACGACCAGCCGCAACACGCGCGCCAGCTGCTGCGCCTGATGCGCCAGTTCGACAACGCCGTGCAGATGAAGGACGCGGCGAAGGTCAACCTCATCCCGTTCAACCCGTTCCCGGGCACGCGCTTCGAGCGGCCGGACGACGCGGCGATCCGCGCCTTCCAGAAGCTGCTCAATGAAGCCGGCATGATCGCCCCGGTCCGGCGCACGCGAGGCGACGACATCGACGCCGCGTGCGGGCAGCTCAAGGGGCAGGTCATGGACCGCACCCGGCGCCAGGCGGAATTCAACAAACGATTGCAGGCGCAGGGTCTCGGGAACGAGGCCGCGTAATGTCAGGAGCCCGCTAGCCATGGACGTCCGCGGCCGCCCGCTGAGCCTCACGATCTCGACCGCGTTGGCGATCGGGTTGCTGGCCACCGGTGCGTGCAGCCGCGTGCCGTTCGTCAAGCAGGACTTCAAGCGTCAGGATTTCGAGCGCACCTCGCCCGAGGTCAACGTCGCCGGCAACGGTCGCAACAAGGACGCCGTCGCCGCGAGCCGCCCGCTCGAACTGGCCCGCGCGCGCCTGCTCGCCGGCGATTACGCCGCGGCCGAAAAGGAAGCGCTGAAGGCGCTCAAGCTCGATCCGAAATCCGCCGACGCCGAGACCGTCCTCGCCGTGGTCGTGGCCCGGCGCGGCGATTCGGCCGAAGCCGGTCGCCGTTACCAGCGCGCCGCCGAACTCGCGCCCACCAACGGCGCGATCCAGAACAATTACGGCGTCTGGCTGTGCCGCGAAGGCCGTGCGGCCGAGTCGCTGGCCTGGTTCGACCGCGCGCTGCAGGACCCGCGCTACACGACGCCGTCGGTGGCGCTGGCGAACTCCGGAAGCTGTGCCGCCCGAGCCGGCCAGGACGACCGCGCGCGTCGGGACCTGCGCCGCGCCGTCGAGCTGGATCCGAACAACGCCACGGCACTTGGCGCGTTGGCGGAGCTTGAATTCCGTCAAGGAA from Lysobacter auxotrophicus encodes the following:
- the ndk gene encoding nucleoside-diphosphate kinase, whose protein sequence is MALERTLSIIKPDAVAKNVIGEIYTRFEKNGLKVVASKMKQLSKQEAEGFYAVHRERPFFNALVEFMISGPVMIQVLEGEGAVLKNRDLMGATNPKDAAPGTIRADFADSIDANAVHGSDSLENAAIEVAYFFPATDVYAR
- a CDS encoding 3-hydroxyacyl-CoA dehydrogenase/enoyl-CoA hydratase family protein, producing the protein MPKKLLARRVAVLGAGVMGAQIAAHLTNAGVDTVLFDLPAKEGDPNDVVGKAIANLAKLSPAPLASKTLAERITPANYETGLEQLRGCDLIIEAIAERMDWKQDLYKKIAPFVADDAILASNTSGLGINKLAEVLPEQLRHRFCGVHFFNPPRYMHLAELIPARTTDADVLTALETFLTTALGKGVVIAKDTPNFIGNRIGVFSMLAAMHHTEQFGLGFDTVDALTGPAIGRPKSATYRTADVVGLDTMAHVIKTMADTLPDDPWHEYFKAPKWLSALIEKGALGQKSGAGVYTKRGKDILVLDLKTQDYRASAGELEPEVAALLKEKDPAKKFAALRASQHPQAQFLWAIFRDSFHYSAYHLESIAETARDIDFAMRWGYGWSLGPFETWQAAGWKQVADWIAEDIVGGKAMSSAPLPDWVFDGRDGVHDKDGSFSPARKAQVPRSSNPVYGRQRFPDPLLGEKFSQGRTVFENDGIRMWADDGDDIAVVSFKTKMHTVNDHVLNGLQEAISIAERDFAGLVIWQPKEPFSAGADLAGALGLLQAGDVKGFEAMVANFQATSQRIKYSLVPVVAAVRGLALGGGCEFQMHSAKAVFALESYIGLVEAGVGLLPAGGGLKEFAVRASEAAGPGGDVFAQLKTAFESVAMGKVSASAFEAKELKLARDNDAVVFNAYELLHVAKAHARALAESGYRPPLPARRIQVAGDVGIATFKMMLVNMLEGRFISPHDYEIASRIATVLCGGEVDRGAIVDEEWLLKLEREHFVALAQMPKTQERIAHMLKTGKPLRN
- a CDS encoding TetR/AcrR family transcriptional regulator, whose protein sequence is MATTAHFSTKDRILGAAEELFAQFGFTGTSLRQVTSRADVNIAAVNYHFGSKENLVNEVFRRRMDDMSAQRLGALKAALEQHPGELEPILAAFVQPALAMAQDRHGGGAFVRVVARAYAEKNDRLRKFLSDHYGHVLREFAKAIAGCVPGLSKEELYWRLDFLAGSLTYAMADFGLIKRPAGVSEAAHRERAARELIRFAAAGFKS
- the rlmN gene encoding 23S rRNA (adenine(2503)-C(2))-methyltransferase RlmN produces the protein MNLFDLDRASLERFFEETLGEKKFRAHQVMKWIHHRYVTDFAEMTDLGKALRAKLEASAEVRVPQVVFDKASTDGTHKWLLGMDPKNAIETVYIPDKGRGTLCVSSQVGCALNCQFCSTATQGFNRNLSTAEIIGQVWVAARHLGNVPHQQRRLTNVVMMGMGEPLANFDNVVRAMSIMRDDLGYGLANKRVTLSTAGMVPMIDRLALESDVSLAVSLHAPNDELRSELVPLNKKYPIEQLMDACVRYALRKRGTSVTFEYTLMKGVNDQPQHARQLLRLMRQFDNAVQMKDAAKVNLIPFNPFPGTRFERPDDAAIRAFQKLLNEAGMIAPVRRTRGDDIDAACGQLKGQVMDRTRRQAEFNKRLQAQGLGNEAA
- the pilW gene encoding type IV pilus biogenesis/stability protein PilW, encoding MDVRGRPLSLTISTALAIGLLATGACSRVPFVKQDFKRQDFERTSPEVNVAGNGRNKDAVAASRPLELARARLLAGDYAAAEKEALKALKLDPKSADAETVLAVVVARRGDSAEAGRRYQRAAELAPTNGAIQNNYGVWLCREGRAAESLAWFDRALQDPRYTTPSVALANSGSCAARAGQDDRARRDLRRAVELDPNNATALGALAELEFRQGNAFEARAFSERRLSAAPADAGALQLASQIEEKLGDRAAAARYVQRMRAEFPQTRGSGMGDDGKR